The following proteins come from a genomic window of Streptomyces sp. NBC_01716:
- a CDS encoding DUF4913 domain-containing protein, whose protein sequence is MTVDTADVEHEAQSPSEGTSEKPPPSAPRFILYLEGPEYAKTLRQLTLWTHHVLLPVYGREVTSGAPWCSRWWEHQEAVAQLHGLWLAWADLTGAGSGMSGPANWHRDYLGPVMQSLRDPSGPFAGCKPGNHRSKEKPPVDAVDPFGPDRGRGPN, encoded by the coding sequence ATGACGGTCGACACCGCTGACGTCGAACATGAGGCTCAATCACCCTCGGAGGGCACCTCCGAGAAACCGCCTCCCTCCGCGCCCCGGTTCATCCTCTATCTGGAGGGGCCTGAGTACGCCAAGACCCTGCGCCAGTTGACCCTGTGGACCCACCATGTGCTGCTGCCGGTCTACGGCAGGGAGGTCACCTCCGGCGCCCCCTGGTGCTCCCGTTGGTGGGAGCACCAGGAAGCGGTGGCCCAGCTCCATGGCCTGTGGCTCGCCTGGGCGGATTTGACCGGCGCCGGCTCCGGGATGTCCGGACCCGCCAACTGGCACCGGGACTACCTGGGGCCGGTCATGCAGTCGCTGCGAGATCCGTCGGGTCCCTTCGCCGGCTGCAAACCCGGCAACCACCGGTCGAAGGAGAAGCCCCCCGTCGACGCCGTCGACCCGTTCGGCCCCGACCGGGGCAGGGGCCCGAACTAG
- a CDS encoding glycosyl hydrolase, translating to MTSAAFQGSPGDRQDRVSEAAADAERTVTLRNETDSRIWVGAAVNADGSPTPTGLPTLDPGESATITMPEHSGPGHWRGKFFARQGCTGESGSTFHCAVADCGPFADRCSTGEQPASLAEFNFDSADALAPWYNVSYVNAVSVPITITPDGVPPPENGGPCASVGCPTDLLSVCPPENLTKDRATGRPLVCVNPNRDAKTAYSNAVAKKVPSAYSWSKHDTEPGNQVVRQCSECSGLTVTFHGTGPADRPTHPKTRPVPKSKPKANGADAAGKGVALNPGDGVTQALADSGATWYHNWTSSTGDVAKPEGVEYVPSIWGPGSVNETELGNAAREGKNLLGFNEPDRADQANMTPEQALDLWPQLEKTGLNLGAPAVSTDADKPGGWLDRFMKGAEERGLRVDFIPVHWYGSDFSSRATYQLADYLERVHKRYNKPVWLTEYALIDFTQGAPRYPSEQEQTAFIKISTDALGRLDYVDRFAWFALTTQTSPTGLYNGPASNGSGNTFRDAG from the coding sequence GTGACATCGGCGGCCTTCCAGGGCTCGCCCGGCGACCGCCAGGACCGGGTGTCCGAAGCGGCGGCGGACGCCGAACGCACCGTTACTCTGCGGAACGAGACCGACAGCCGTATCTGGGTCGGCGCCGCGGTCAACGCCGACGGCTCTCCCACGCCGACAGGACTTCCGACACTGGATCCCGGCGAGTCCGCCACCATCACCATGCCCGAACACTCGGGCCCCGGGCACTGGCGCGGCAAGTTCTTCGCCCGCCAGGGCTGCACCGGAGAGTCGGGCAGCACCTTCCACTGCGCCGTGGCCGACTGCGGACCGTTCGCCGACCGCTGCTCGACCGGTGAACAGCCCGCCAGTCTGGCCGAGTTCAACTTCGATTCGGCCGACGCCTTGGCACCCTGGTACAACGTCAGCTACGTCAACGCCGTCTCGGTACCGATCACCATCACCCCGGACGGAGTGCCGCCGCCCGAGAACGGCGGACCGTGCGCCTCGGTGGGCTGCCCCACCGATCTGCTCTCCGTCTGCCCGCCCGAGAACCTGACCAAGGACCGGGCAACGGGCAGGCCACTGGTGTGCGTCAACCCGAACCGCGACGCGAAGACCGCCTACAGCAACGCGGTCGCCAAGAAGGTCCCCTCCGCCTACTCATGGTCCAAGCACGACACCGAACCGGGCAACCAGGTCGTACGCCAGTGCAGCGAGTGCAGCGGACTGACCGTCACCTTCCACGGCACCGGTCCCGCCGACAGGCCCACCCACCCCAAGACCAGGCCCGTGCCCAAGTCCAAGCCCAAGGCCAACGGCGCGGACGCAGCCGGCAAGGGTGTGGCGCTCAACCCCGGTGACGGGGTCACCCAGGCACTGGCCGACTCCGGCGCGACCTGGTACCACAACTGGACCTCCTCCACCGGCGACGTCGCCAAGCCGGAGGGCGTCGAGTACGTCCCGTCGATCTGGGGCCCCGGCTCCGTCAACGAGACAGAACTGGGCAACGCCGCCCGGGAGGGGAAGAACCTCCTCGGCTTCAACGAACCCGACAGGGCCGACCAGGCCAACATGACTCCCGAGCAAGCACTCGACCTCTGGCCCCAGTTGGAGAAGACCGGCCTGAACCTGGGTGCCCCTGCGGTCTCCACCGACGCCGACAAGCCCGGCGGCTGGCTGGACCGCTTCATGAAGGGAGCCGAGGAGCGGGGCCTGCGCGTCGACTTCATCCCGGTGCACTGGTACGGCTCCGACTTCAGCTCCCGGGCCACCTACCAACTGGCCGACTATCTGGAGCGCGTTCACAAGCGCTACAACAAGCCGGTCTGGCTGACCGAGTACGCCCTCATCGACTTCACCCAGGGCGCTCCTCGATACCCCAGCGAGCAGGAACAGACCGCCTTCATCAAGATATCGACGGACGCGCTCGGACGGCTGGACTACGTCGATCGCTTCGCGTGGTTCGCCCTCACCACCCAGACGAGCCCGACCGGCCTCTACAACGGCCCCGCGTCGAACGGGAGCGGCAACACCTTCCGCGACGCGGGCTGA
- a CDS encoding LysE family translocator, with amino-acid sequence MAIDWPAFLLASLTISVIPGANQLLGLRNAYRQGPRTALVAVGGRLAAFAVMIVLVSAGLGTLLLQSERLFTAIKWTGVVYLLYLGVRILRSSRRVAPGAADDASTHADSEARGVWALSREEFVVAGTNPKAVLLFAALLPQFVSGPGPLTAGLLTVGVAYLAVEFAVAVGYAVVGAQLRRAFVSARVDRVIQRTTGVCLIGFAAYFATS; translated from the coding sequence ATGGCGATTGATTGGCCGGCCTTCCTGCTGGCATCCCTGACCATCTCGGTGATCCCGGGGGCCAATCAGTTGCTGGGCCTACGGAACGCGTACCGGCAGGGCCCTCGTACAGCGCTCGTCGCCGTAGGCGGCAGGCTGGCCGCGTTCGCCGTGATGATAGTGCTGGTAAGCGCCGGCCTTGGCACGCTGCTTCTGCAGTCCGAACGGTTGTTCACCGCCATCAAGTGGACCGGGGTCGTCTACCTGCTGTATCTCGGGGTGCGGATCCTGCGGTCGTCGCGGCGCGTGGCACCGGGAGCCGCCGACGACGCGAGTACGCACGCGGACTCAGAGGCACGCGGCGTGTGGGCGCTGAGCCGTGAGGAGTTCGTCGTGGCCGGCACCAATCCCAAGGCCGTGCTGCTGTTCGCTGCGCTGCTGCCCCAGTTCGTGTCCGGTCCGGGACCGCTCACCGCGGGTCTCCTGACGGTCGGTGTGGCCTACCTGGCGGTGGAGTTCGCCGTCGCGGTCGGCTACGCGGTGGTGGGCGCGCAACTACGGCGTGCCTTCGTGTCGGCACGAGTCGACCGCGTCATCCAGCGCACGACCGGTGTGTGTCTGATCGGGTTCGCCGCGTACTTCGCGACCAGCTGA
- a CDS encoding (4Fe-4S)-binding protein: MSGGTEKKAYEGRSITVTFEARRCLHAAECVNGLPEVFDPGERPWIRPDGAEAERLAEVVRRCPSGALRYELVDGEAETPDRPTRITRNSGGQLVVRGELSVGTPEGPRAETRALLCGCGQSRLQPYCDHAGPCGRTAQG, from the coding sequence ATGAGCGGCGGAACCGAGAAGAAGGCGTACGAGGGCCGGTCGATCACCGTGACCTTCGAGGCCAGGCGGTGCTTGCACGCTGCCGAGTGCGTGAACGGCCTGCCGGAGGTCTTCGATCCGGGCGAGCGCCCGTGGATCCGGCCCGACGGTGCCGAGGCTGAGCGCCTGGCCGAAGTGGTGCGTCGCTGTCCATCGGGTGCGCTGCGGTACGAACTCGTGGACGGCGAGGCGGAGACCCCGGACCGGCCCACGCGGATCACACGCAACTCCGGCGGACAGCTGGTCGTCCGCGGCGAGTTGAGCGTGGGGACGCCGGAGGGCCCGCGGGCCGAGACCAGGGCCCTCCTGTGCGGGTGCGGACAGAGCCGTCTTCAGCCGTACTGCGACCACGCGGGGCCCTGCGGTCGGACAGCGCAGGGCTGA
- a CDS encoding alpha/beta fold hydrolase yields the protein MGYITAGNENSTPVELYYEDQGEGQPVVLIHGYPLNGHSWERQTRYLLAAGYRVITYDRRGFGKSSKVNSGYDYDTFAADLNTVLETLDLHDAVLVGFSMGTGELARYVSRFGHERVAKLAFLASLEPFLVARDDNPEGVPQEVFDGIEAAAKGDRYAWYTQFFSDFYDLDENLGSRISQEAVTASWNVATSSAPVAAYAVVSAWIEDFRTDVEAVRDSGKPALILHGTADKILPIDATARRFRQELPKAQYVEIEGAPHGLLWTHADEVNSALRSFLG from the coding sequence ATGGGATACATCACCGCAGGAAATGAGAACAGCACGCCGGTCGAGCTCTACTACGAGGATCAGGGCGAGGGCCAGCCGGTCGTCCTGATCCACGGATATCCACTGAACGGTCACAGCTGGGAGCGCCAGACGAGATATCTCCTGGCCGCCGGATACCGCGTCATCACCTACGACCGCCGGGGCTTCGGCAAGTCGTCGAAGGTGAACTCCGGGTACGACTACGACACCTTCGCCGCGGACCTGAACACCGTGCTGGAGACGCTCGACCTTCACGACGCCGTCCTGGTGGGCTTCTCGATGGGTACGGGCGAGCTCGCCCGTTACGTCTCACGATTCGGGCATGAAAGGGTCGCCAAGCTCGCGTTCCTGGCCTCGCTGGAGCCCTTCCTCGTCGCCCGGGACGACAACCCCGAGGGTGTGCCGCAGGAGGTCTTCGACGGAATCGAGGCGGCGGCGAAAGGCGATCGGTACGCCTGGTACACGCAGTTCTTCTCGGACTTCTACGATCTTGACGAGAACCTTGGCAGCCGGATCAGCCAGGAGGCCGTCACCGCGAGCTGGAACGTGGCTACGTCGAGTGCCCCTGTGGCGGCCTACGCGGTCGTCTCCGCGTGGATCGAAGACTTCCGTACCGACGTCGAAGCGGTCCGCGACAGCGGCAAGCCGGCCCTGATCCTGCACGGCACGGCCGACAAGATCCTGCCCATCGACGCCACCGCCCGCCGTTTTCGGCAGGAATTGCCCAAGGCGCAGTATGTGGAGATTGAGGGCGCCCCGCACGGGTTGCTCTGGACGCATGCGGACGAGGTCAATTCAGCCCTGCGTTCCTTCCTTGGCTAG
- a CDS encoding NADP-dependent oxidoreductase, with the protein MSLTVQFSEYGTTDVLWVVDVPPPTAGPGQVRLAVRAAGVNPIDWKILHGYMSQVMPLDLPGGLGSDVAGVVDQVGEGVTAFSVGDEVLGASITPSYAQFALADPAALVAKPASVPWEVAGTLAGTGITAWEVLNKLKVAQGETLLVHAAAGGVGTFAVQLAVDRGVRVIGTASEGNHEQLRSLGAEPVTYGKGLVERVRGISPQGVDAVLDASGRGEIPDSIELAGGPARVLSLVAFDAAGSGIQIHMGEPGAGGRQALGDVLALIEAGRLRVPIQRTYPLGEVAAALEVSRSGHLGGKLVLLPA; encoded by the coding sequence ATGTCCCTCACAGTGCAGTTCTCCGAGTACGGCACCACCGACGTGCTGTGGGTCGTCGATGTTCCGCCGCCCACCGCGGGCCCTGGTCAGGTACGGCTCGCGGTGCGGGCCGCGGGTGTCAACCCGATCGACTGGAAGATCCTGCACGGCTACATGAGCCAGGTGATGCCACTCGACCTCCCCGGTGGTCTCGGGTCCGACGTGGCCGGTGTGGTGGACCAGGTGGGGGAAGGCGTGACGGCCTTCAGTGTGGGGGACGAGGTGCTGGGAGCCTCCATCACCCCGTCCTACGCCCAGTTCGCGCTTGCCGACCCGGCGGCGCTGGTCGCCAAGCCGGCCTCGGTCCCGTGGGAGGTGGCCGGAACCCTGGCCGGCACGGGCATCACCGCCTGGGAGGTGCTGAACAAGCTCAAGGTGGCCCAGGGGGAGACGCTCCTGGTCCACGCCGCCGCCGGTGGTGTCGGCACGTTCGCCGTACAGCTCGCCGTCGACCGGGGCGTGCGCGTCATCGGCACCGCGAGCGAGGGCAACCACGAGCAGCTCCGCTCCCTCGGCGCGGAACCGGTCACCTACGGCAAGGGGCTGGTCGAGCGCGTACGGGGCATCTCCCCGCAGGGAGTCGACGCGGTCCTCGACGCCTCCGGGCGCGGTGAGATCCCGGACTCCATCGAACTCGCCGGCGGCCCGGCGCGCGTCCTCTCCCTCGTGGCCTTCGACGCGGCCGGGAGCGGTATCCAGATCCACATGGGCGAGCCGGGAGCGGGCGGGCGCCAAGCGCTCGGGGACGTCCTCGCCCTCATCGAGGCGGGGCGGCTGCGGGTGCCGATCCAGCGGACGTACCCACTCGGCGAGGTGGCGGCCGCACTGGAGGTCAGCCGGTCGGGGCACCTGGGCGGAAAGCTCGTACTTCTCCCCGCGTAG
- a CDS encoding GNAT family N-acetyltransferase codes for MAVEVSDAPGAKRYEARVDGKAEVAGVAEYIRTTELIAFVHTEVSPEHEGRGVGSALARTALDEARAANLRVLATCPFFAGWIARHPDYQDLLYQSRSKVSD; via the coding sequence GAGCCAAGCGGTACGAGGCCCGGGTCGACGGAAAGGCCGAGGTCGCGGGCGTCGCGGAGTACATCCGCACCACGGAACTGATCGCGTTCGTACACACCGAGGTCTCGCCGGAGCACGAGGGCAGGGGAGTCGGGTCAGCACTGGCCCGCACCGCCCTCGACGAGGCGCGGGCCGCGAACCTGCGGGTGCTGGCCACCTGCCCGTTCTTCGCCGGGTGGATCGCACGGCACCCCGACTACCAGGACCTGCTGTACCAGTCCCGCAGCAAAGTCAGCGACTGA
- a CDS encoding glutaminase: MKTPVPDYLDEVLDSLRDDTSGANADYIPELAEADPERFGMALTTTLGRTYAAGDADTEFSIQSISKPFAYAAAIIDRGLDRVLDAVGVEPSGEAFNELSLEGGTHRPKNPMINAGAITTHSLLVGAEAGQDERVDRAVTFFSRLAGRDLRVDERVCASELGSAHRNLALAYMLRTYGILDGDVPSVVEGYTRQCSILVSVRDLSVMAATLATGGIQPVTGERVMDPAVARQVMAVMAAAGMYDAAGDWLTRVGIPAKSGVAGGIVGVLPDRVGIGTFSPRLDSYGNSQRGRRAFERLSKDMGMHLFSSEQGRLDAVDVSESQGTVTFALRGNVQLTAASELLDLMADSDGTADVVLDVTRVHSFSDLGRRMSLEGLRRLRLDGREVAVRDPSGVLPNPDLGDGSYPDAL; the protein is encoded by the coding sequence ATGAAGACTCCGGTGCCCGACTACCTGGACGAAGTGCTCGACAGCCTGCGTGACGACACCAGCGGTGCCAACGCCGACTACATCCCCGAGCTCGCCGAAGCTGATCCGGAACGTTTCGGCATGGCGCTGACCACGACGCTCGGTCGCACTTACGCCGCCGGCGACGCCGACACCGAGTTCTCCATCCAGTCGATCTCCAAGCCGTTCGCCTACGCGGCCGCCATCATCGATCGTGGGCTCGACCGCGTACTGGACGCCGTCGGGGTCGAGCCGTCCGGCGAGGCCTTCAACGAGCTCTCCCTCGAAGGGGGAACCCACCGGCCCAAGAATCCCATGATCAACGCCGGAGCCATCACCACGCATTCGCTCCTGGTCGGCGCGGAGGCCGGCCAGGACGAGCGCGTCGACCGTGCCGTGACGTTCTTCTCCCGCCTCGCGGGCCGGGATCTGCGGGTCGACGAGCGTGTGTGCGCGTCAGAGCTCGGCTCCGCGCACCGCAACCTCGCCCTCGCCTACATGTTGCGCACCTACGGCATTCTCGACGGGGACGTGCCCTCCGTCGTCGAGGGATATACGCGCCAGTGCTCGATCCTGGTCAGCGTCCGGGACCTCTCCGTGATGGCCGCGACGCTCGCCACCGGAGGTATCCAGCCCGTCACCGGCGAACGGGTGATGGACCCCGCCGTCGCCCGGCAGGTCATGGCCGTGATGGCCGCGGCCGGGATGTACGACGCGGCAGGCGACTGGCTCACCCGCGTGGGCATCCCCGCCAAGAGCGGCGTCGCCGGGGGCATCGTCGGCGTCCTGCCCGACAGGGTGGGCATCGGAACTTTCTCCCCGCGCCTGGACTCCTACGGCAACAGCCAGAGAGGGCGTCGCGCCTTCGAGCGGCTCTCCAAGGACATGGGGATGCACCTGTTCTCCTCCGAGCAAGGCCGGCTCGATGCCGTCGACGTGAGCGAGTCACAGGGCACGGTCACCTTCGCCCTGCGGGGCAACGTCCAACTCACCGCCGCTTCGGAGCTCTTGGACCTGATGGCCGACTCGGACGGCACGGCCGACGTGGTTCTGGACGTCACCAGGGTGCATTCGTTCTCCGATCTCGGCCGTCGTATGTCGCTCGAAGGTCTGCGCCGACTGCGGCTGGACGGACGCGAGGTCGCCGTCCGGGACCCCTCGGGCGTGCTGCCGAACCCCGATCTGGGAGACGGCAGTTACCCCGACGCCCTCTGA
- a CDS encoding AfsR/SARP family transcriptional regulator: protein MAEREYSDSVPQKSRVAGPTQDPCEVVSRSSCSSASTSGGVSSLRPPQASAWNHSQSLYSRCVDTAYEVPLRFAVLGPLRAWRGGEELSLGSPQQRVVLAALLLRRGRLVTTAEIVHAVWGEDPPAAAVPVLRTYVSRLRKILEPDRVSESRAVIVSATDGYLARIPEEALDLGVFERRVVRATKLRAAGELSAASTLLHAALDGWHETPLAGLAGPLAEAERSRLSEVRLSTLEARFDIDVQLGRHESIVRELYALTGQHPLRERLSQLLMLALYRSGRQADALACYRKTRSTLVAELGIEPGAALRELHHSILTADASLEYTPPPRQEVDQVPAPGARICRPAQLPADLATFTGRHTELDQARALLPKDGGHSEAMTISVVTGMAGIGKTTLAVHLAHEIADGFPDGQLFINLRGFDATGSIVTPEDAIRIFLDALGVPAQRIPAQPEAQASLYRTLLADRRMLILLDNARDVEHVRPLLPGSPSCLVIVTSRNQLTSLIVNEGAQPLTLHQLTPAAARDFLRLRLGDERVSAQPLAVDEIVTLAARLPLALSVVAARAAINPGFPLSAIADELRDSQGSLDAFVSGDLSTDVRAIFSWSYDALSVPASRLFRLLGLHTGPDISAPAAAALAGLTLRETRGLLAELSHAHLLIEHLPGRYTVHDLLRVYSRERVDTDESQEERDRAVERLLSWYLHTVDAAYPLLAPHRRRILLEPAPADCRPLAFTAHDQALHWCETERASLVAAVHQAAASGRSDIAWKLAASLWGFFYLRGHLHDWLDTSRTALVAARAARDRRGEAQSLGDVAGALAQFRRFDESIVYYRQEMVLRRELGDRYGRMHAVANLGNIYLNSGRPDKAVEYSRRALVMSQLVGYSWGQAIALANLGDAYQQLGRFDEAKDCLEQSLTVLRTIDNRWVEGVVLDILGTIDHQLRRYDDAVEHYGRALDAHRDVANETGEGYTLSNLGDVQLATGEPEAARTSWLKALAIWENFDHPDAEAMRDRLCRLNDRTRAA, encoded by the coding sequence GTGGCCGAGCGCGAGTACTCCGACAGCGTCCCGCAGAAGTCACGCGTGGCCGGGCCGACGCAGGACCCATGCGAGGTAGTCAGCCGGTCGTCATGCTCGTCGGCATCCACCTCGGGTGGCGTATCGAGCCTCCGCCCTCCACAAGCTTCGGCCTGGAACCACAGCCAATCTTTGTATAGTCGGTGTGTGGACACAGCCTACGAAGTCCCCCTGCGTTTCGCCGTGTTGGGGCCGCTCCGGGCATGGCGTGGGGGCGAGGAGCTGTCGCTCGGTTCGCCTCAGCAGCGGGTGGTACTGGCGGCGCTGTTGTTACGACGTGGCCGCCTGGTCACCACCGCCGAGATCGTCCACGCCGTCTGGGGCGAGGATCCGCCGGCGGCGGCCGTACCTGTTCTGCGAACCTACGTGTCCCGGCTGCGCAAGATCCTGGAACCCGATCGAGTTTCCGAGTCCCGGGCTGTGATCGTCTCGGCCACTGACGGATATCTGGCCCGCATCCCTGAAGAGGCCCTGGATCTCGGCGTGTTCGAGCGGCGAGTCGTCCGGGCCACGAAGTTGCGCGCTGCGGGTGAGTTGTCCGCCGCGTCAACGCTGTTGCACGCCGCACTCGACGGGTGGCACGAAACTCCCCTGGCCGGGCTGGCGGGCCCGCTCGCCGAGGCCGAACGCTCCAGGCTGAGCGAAGTCCGACTGAGCACCCTTGAGGCCCGCTTTGACATCGATGTCCAGCTCGGGCGACACGAGTCGATTGTTCGCGAGCTTTACGCTCTGACCGGCCAGCATCCGCTGCGGGAGCGACTGTCCCAGCTGCTTATGCTCGCTTTGTACCGATCGGGGCGTCAGGCGGATGCGCTGGCGTGTTATCGAAAGACGCGAAGCACCCTGGTCGCTGAGTTGGGCATCGAACCCGGCGCCGCACTGAGGGAACTGCACCACAGCATTCTGACGGCCGACGCGTCACTTGAGTACACTCCGCCCCCGCGACAAGAGGTCGATCAAGTACCCGCCCCCGGCGCGCGGATCTGCCGCCCTGCCCAACTGCCCGCCGACTTGGCTACTTTCACCGGTCGGCACACCGAACTCGACCAGGCACGTGCGCTGTTGCCGAAGGACGGCGGCCACTCGGAGGCAATGACCATCAGCGTCGTGACCGGCATGGCAGGAATCGGCAAAACAACTCTGGCCGTCCATCTGGCTCATGAGATCGCCGACGGTTTTCCCGACGGACAGCTCTTCATCAACCTGCGCGGTTTCGACGCGACCGGTTCGATCGTGACGCCGGAGGACGCCATCCGGATTTTTCTCGACGCGCTCGGCGTCCCCGCACAGCGCATCCCCGCGCAACCCGAGGCCCAGGCCTCGCTGTACCGCACTCTGCTGGCGGACCGGCGAATGCTGATCCTTCTCGACAACGCCCGCGACGTCGAACACGTCCGGCCACTGCTGCCCGGCTCTCCCAGCTGCCTCGTCATCGTCACCAGCCGCAACCAACTCACCAGCCTGATAGTCAATGAGGGAGCGCAGCCGCTCACTCTGCATCAGCTGACCCCCGCAGCCGCACGCGACTTCCTGAGGCTCCGACTCGGCGACGAGCGAGTGAGCGCACAGCCACTCGCGGTGGACGAAATCGTCACACTCGCCGCTCGGCTACCTCTGGCACTCTCCGTTGTCGCCGCCCGCGCGGCGATCAATCCCGGCTTCCCACTCAGCGCCATCGCCGACGAGCTGCGCGACAGCCAGGGAAGTCTCGACGCCTTCGTCAGCGGTGATCTCAGCACCGATGTACGAGCCATTTTCTCCTGGTCCTACGACGCCCTGTCCGTCCCGGCCTCGCGACTGTTCCGTCTCCTGGGCCTCCACACCGGCCCGGACATCTCCGCACCCGCCGCAGCCGCCCTGGCGGGCCTCACCCTGCGGGAGACCCGCGGTTTGCTCGCCGAACTCTCCCACGCGCACCTGCTCATCGAGCACCTGCCCGGCCGCTACACCGTGCACGACCTACTGCGCGTCTACTCCCGCGAACGAGTCGACACCGACGAGTCACAGGAGGAGCGCGACCGGGCGGTGGAGCGGCTCCTCAGCTGGTACCTGCACACCGTGGACGCGGCATATCCCCTCCTCGCCCCGCACCGCCGACGCATTCTCCTGGAACCGGCGCCTGCCGACTGCCGCCCCCTGGCGTTCACGGCTCACGACCAGGCTCTGCACTGGTGCGAGACCGAGCGCGCCAGCCTCGTCGCCGCTGTGCACCAGGCCGCCGCGTCCGGCAGATCGGACATCGCCTGGAAACTCGCCGCCAGTCTGTGGGGATTCTTCTATCTCCGCGGCCATCTCCACGACTGGCTCGACACCTCCCGGACAGCTCTCGTGGCCGCCCGCGCGGCCCGCGACCGCAGAGGCGAGGCCCAGTCCCTCGGGGACGTGGCCGGCGCGCTGGCGCAGTTTCGCCGTTTCGACGAAAGCATCGTGTACTACCGGCAGGAGATGGTCCTCCGCCGCGAACTGGGGGACAGGTACGGCAGGATGCACGCCGTCGCGAACCTGGGCAACATCTACCTGAACAGTGGCAGACCCGACAAGGCCGTCGAGTACAGCCGGCGAGCGCTCGTCATGTCCCAACTCGTCGGCTACTCCTGGGGGCAGGCGATCGCCTTGGCCAATCTGGGCGATGCCTACCAGCAACTCGGCCGGTTCGACGAGGCAAAGGACTGCCTGGAGCAGTCGCTGACCGTCCTGCGGACCATCGACAATCGCTGGGTCGAGGGTGTGGTGCTCGACATCCTCGGTACGATCGATCACCAGCTCCGTCGCTACGACGATGCCGTCGAGCATTACGGCCGGGCGCTCGACGCACATCGGGACGTCGCCAACGAGACGGGCGAGGGCTACACCCTGAGCAATCTCGGCGATGTCCAACTGGCCACGGGCGAGCCCGAGGCGGCTCGCACCAGCTGGCTGAAGGCATTGGCCATCTGGGAGAACTTCGATCACCCGGACGCCGAGGCCATGAGGGACAGGCTCTGCCGCCTGAACGACCGCACTCGCGCCGCGTGA
- a CDS encoding RICIN domain-containing protein has product MNRGDEAGGPGPEPPAHFSVVIFGDGSAAIDGDPVAVMPGEPLDVAILDMLHGYARGLNAPVTGAISDPSAGYTAIVEVAPDGSSKLLEQREKDADEEEDEEGPIAAGGPGERARQQREPVEPFGSGRPRADTEAGSPDTGREARTNALPEPPARPRPTPSPALRAVPDKKTARSSAQSQSDEEYERPGLFQRPLFIGGVAAAVAVLVVGSLVALGSGAGSGGAEGKNQAAGSGQEASNSPMTFRPPGYSRPSSPVPSVSASPSVTKSPSPSPSSSKTKPAPLKPKPKPKPAEPEPEPTPTKPRATGPKFPTGPVLIKNEKFGTCVDLPGRGEGKQHGRVQDARPCDPTSADNQQWTLKRTHKGRGTGGADLYLIRNVKDGRCLDLYDDDPAPVSMRVNEFRCKATLADNMLWWFHKRPNGTYWIRNQMSGDMCLDISRTEKEKPANASLTIYPCDDRDDHQWRFVKS; this is encoded by the coding sequence ATGAACAGAGGTGACGAAGCCGGCGGCCCGGGGCCCGAGCCGCCCGCCCACTTCTCGGTAGTCATCTTCGGCGACGGTTCCGCCGCCATCGACGGCGATCCGGTGGCCGTGATGCCGGGCGAGCCGCTCGATGTCGCGATCCTCGACATGCTGCACGGATACGCGCGCGGCCTGAACGCTCCGGTGACGGGAGCCATCTCCGACCCGTCGGCGGGTTATACGGCGATCGTGGAGGTCGCGCCGGACGGGTCCAGCAAGCTGCTGGAGCAGCGTGAGAAGGATGCGGACGAGGAGGAGGACGAGGAGGGGCCGATCGCGGCCGGCGGCCCCGGCGAGCGTGCCCGGCAGCAACGGGAGCCTGTCGAGCCGTTCGGGTCCGGCAGGCCGCGGGCCGACACCGAGGCCGGGTCCCCGGACACCGGTCGCGAGGCGAGGACGAACGCGCTGCCGGAGCCGCCCGCGAGGCCGCGACCCACGCCTTCTCCCGCTCTTCGCGCGGTGCCGGACAAGAAGACCGCCCGGTCAAGTGCGCAGTCCCAGTCGGACGAGGAGTACGAGCGGCCGGGGCTGTTCCAGCGGCCCCTGTTCATCGGCGGAGTGGCCGCCGCCGTCGCCGTACTGGTCGTCGGCTCGCTGGTGGCGCTGGGCAGTGGCGCGGGATCGGGAGGGGCCGAGGGGAAGAATCAGGCGGCCGGTTCGGGCCAGGAGGCGAGTAACTCCCCGATGACGTTCCGGCCACCGGGCTACTCGCGACCCAGCAGCCCGGTGCCTTCGGTTTCGGCGTCGCCTTCGGTCACGAAGTCGCCGTCGCCGTCGCCGTCGTCCTCCAAGACAAAGCCCGCCCCTCTCAAGCCGAAACCGAAGCCGAAGCCCGCGGAGCCGGAGCCCGAGCCGACGCCGACGAAGCCCAGGGCGACCGGCCCCAAGTTCCCCACCGGTCCGGTCCTGATCAAGAATGAGAAGTTCGGCACCTGCGTCGATCTTCCCGGCCGGGGCGAGGGCAAGCAGCACGGCAGGGTCCAGGACGCTCGCCCGTGCGACCCGACGAGCGCCGACAACCAGCAATGGACCCTGAAGCGGACCCACAAGGGCCGCGGCACCGGCGGCGCCGACCTGTACCTGATCCGCAACGTCAAGGACGGCCGCTGTCTGGACCTGTACGACGACGACCCCGCCCCGGTCTCGATGCGGGTGAACGAGTTCAGGTGCAAGGCGACCCTTGCGGACAACATGCTCTGGTGGTTCCACAAGCGCCCCAACGGCACGTACTGGATCCGCAACCAGATGAGCGGCGACATGTGTCTCGACATATCGCGGACGGAGAAGGAGAAGCCCGCGAACGCCAGTCTCACGATCTACCCCTGCGACGACCGCGACGACCACCAGTGGCGGTTCGTGAAGAGCTGA